From a single Camelus bactrianus isolate YW-2024 breed Bactrian camel chromosome 11, ASM4877302v1, whole genome shotgun sequence genomic region:
- the MARCHF8 gene encoding E3 ubiquitin-protein ligase MARCHF8 isoform X3, translated as MSMPLHQISAIPSQDATSARVYRSKTKDKEREEQNEKTLGHSMSHSSNISKAGGSSVASAPVSAFSRTSVTPSNQDICSSSAVFSECCHHSPVQSAVVLKAPPCQSPQTQGLTVTVTCQDTVQASKRNSYGSDWVQASKPAKNTKARRTLKFSKSLNDVGEKAQDIWGSSDYVERTCSEGKLMHPQDPCVRINRFHHQERRTLNCKPLGSSKYSCVSSLSASRSAASEVGAGKGDINVPLVEEKADGEAMSRSWRLLRCLFSLAHSSSAGSLQRFHELESRAAARHAAKSSSGLAGSAGFCSDDMGDDDVFEDSGSPKLKSRVLRAPLCSVEKDSDLDCPSPLSEKCPPTSPVSASGDACRICHCEGDDESPLITPCHCTGSLHFVHQACLQQWIKSSDTRCCELCKYEFIMETKLKPLRKWEKLQMTASERRKIMCSVTFHVIAITCVVWSLYVLIDRTAEEIKQGQATGILEWPFWTKLVVVAIGFTGGLLFMYVQCKVYVQLWKRLKAYNRVIYVQNCPETSKKNIFEKSALTEPNFENKDGRGTCHSDTNSSSCTEPEDTGAEIVHV; from the exons GCTGGGGGTTCCTCGGTGGCGTCTGCTCCAGTGTCCGCCTTCTCTCGCACTTCTGTCACACCCTCCAATCAGGACATCTGCAG TTCCAGTGCAGTGTTTTCTGAGTGTTGTCACCACAGTCCTGTGCAGTCTGCTGTTGTCTTGAAAGCTCCTCCGTGCCAGAGTCCTCAGACCCAAGGGCTCACTGTGACAGTTACCTGTCAAGACACAGTACAGGCGTCAAAGAGGAATTCCTATGGCTCAGATTGGGTCCAGGCCTCAAAGCCTGCTAAGAATACCAAAGCCAGAAGAACACTAAAGTTCTCAAAATCCCTAAATGATGTGGGTGAGAAGGCCCAGGACATTTGGGGAAGTTCTGACTATGTGGAGAGAACATGCTCTGAAGGGAAACTGATGCACCCCCAGGACCCCTGTGTCAGAATTAACAGGTTCCACCATCAAGAAAGAAGAACGCTGAATTGCAAACCTCTGGGCAGTTCCAAATATTCTTGCGTCTCATCCCTTTCGGCCAGTCGTTCTGCGGCCTCGGAGGTGGGAGCTGGCAAGGGGGACATAAACGTCCCGCTTGTGGAGGAGAAGGCGGATGGCGAGGCCATGTCCAGAAGCTGGCGACTGCTCCGGTGCCTGTTCTCGCTGGCGCACAGCTCGAGCGCCGGCAGCCTGCAGCGGTTCCACGAGCTGGAGAGCCGCGCCGCTGCCCGGCACGCTGCCAAGTCCTCCAGCGGGCTGGCGGGGAGCGCCGGCTTCTGCTCCGACGACATGGGGGATGACGACGTCTTTGAGGACAGTGGCTCCCCAAAACTGAAGAGCAGGGTCCTGCGGGCGCCCCTCTGCTCAGTGGAGAAGGACAGCGACCTGGATTGTCCTTCCCCCCTCTCTGAAAAGTGCCCCCCTACTTCTCCCGTGTCCGCGTCAGGGGATGCCTGCAG GATCTGTCACTGTGAAGGGGATGACGAGAGCCCTTTGATCACCCCCTGCCACTGCACGGGGAGCCTCCACTTTGTGCACCAGGCCTGCCTGCAGCAGTGGATCAAGAGCTCTGACACGCGCTGCTGTGAGCTGTGCAAGTACGAATTCATCATGGAGACCAAGCTGAAGCCGCTGAGGAAA TGGGAGAAGTTACAGATGACAGCTAGCGAGCGCAGGAAGATCATGTGCTCAGTCACATTCCATGTCATCGCCATCACCTGTGTGGTCTGGTCCTTGTACGTGCTCATCGACCGCACCGCCGAGGAGATCAAGCAGGGGCAGGCAACAG GAATCCTAGAGTGGCCCTTTTGGACTAAATTGGTGGTTGTGGCCATCGGCTTTACTGGTGGACTTCTTTTTATGTATGTTCAGTGCAAAGTGTACGTACAATTATGGAAGAGACTCAAGGCTTATAACAGAGTAATCTATGTTCAGAACTGTCcagaaacaagcaaaaagaaTATCTTTGAAAAATCTGCACTAACAGAGCCCAACTTTGAGAATAAAGATGGACGTGGAACCTGTCATTCCGACACAAACTCTTCTTCTTGCACAGAACCTGAAGACACTGGAGCAGAGATCGTTCACGTCTGA